Below is a genomic region from Silurus meridionalis isolate SWU-2019-XX chromosome 1, ASM1480568v1, whole genome shotgun sequence.
CGTTATGAAAATGTACTTGAGTCATGCACAGATATCATGCAATACCTTTGCTCTCTTAAAGTTTCCTTTATTTTGATTTCATAACCTCTTAAAGTGCATTTCACAGTTGCCTCTAGGCCTCACCCGTGTATAAACTATATTAAAACTTAAAATGGTGTTAGTAAGTTTCTGAACCTTTTTAgaattttctgtatttctgaatAAATCTGACATAAAACATCAGATTAGATGAGGTTAAAGGTAAAAGTAGACCCAGCTAAAACAAAGGAGACAAAAATGTTCTACTCTGTCATATGAAAATGATCCAATACTACATATCCAAGTGTAAATACAATAAGTATTGTATTCATTGCATTCGGTATCTTCTGTGATCTTGTGTAGTTAATTTTGTAAGGTTTTCTAAAACGTGTTTGAGCCACCTGCTTGTCACCCAAGTGATTAAATACACCTGACAAGTTTCACCTTCAAATTAACATGACTAAAGATGCACATACTTTGGCCATCCCCAGATATGTAATATTCAGTACCGTATAAAACCCTTGTCttatttttcaacagttttCAACAGGACATCTGATGATGTGTTAGGTCATATTTATGCAGAAATCTAGAGAAATCTACAGGGTTCACACATTTTTAAGCaccactgtatttctgtatttcaaCCTCATATATTTTGATTCGCATAGCAAACTCCTTTATGTTTCCTATAGCAGTAAGCTACATCTTTCTTTCACAGTACACTGTAAGCTCATGTTACATGACACACTTTATGGACTGTGTCTGTGCTCAGGACTGATCTGTAATTTTCCAAAGAATTAATAACACAGCACAAATAATTGGACTCACATTTAGACTTGATATACTTTGGATGGGTTTCCTCTAAGTGCTGTGTAGGGAGAAAGCAAGcaaaacatgcttttatcacaGAGCAGATCTGATTTGGCTGGGGAAATGCTGGAGGTTCCCGCCTACGGGTTACCCTGCTTAACCCTTTCAACTCGGGTTAGATTTAAATGCTTGTGTAAAATGAAAGATTGCTGTTGTATGGGGAAACTCGAATACTTACAGCGATCAGAATTACAGTCTTGtggaaatattattattgaCGTGACCTTGATGCATATGAAAACGTTATGTTAACAAATAGAAgttttacaattatatttagGCTCTGATTTTatgcgcatatatatatataataaaaatctcagCTCTGTGCTTATTAACATAGAATCATTTATCTGCCCAAAATGTGTGCATATGGCTGTTCTGTTTCACGACGTTCTGTGCAATAACACAGAGACATACAGTAGACTCATGGCTTGATGCTACATTAATCCACTGCTTCTCCGTTGTTCTGTTTCCTAGGTGATGAGCTTGAATACTTGCGACCCAACGTGTACCGCAATGTGGCAAAACAGCTGAATATCACCGTGGGTTCAGAAGGTATTGTTTCAGATGCATTTCTGGCTGTAGCTGCAGAAATCTTCTCCACAGGTTAGTCCTATCAGTAATTTACATGGGAATCTAATTCAGGGGTAGAATAGgatttaaaaatgataacaaaacaatcctgtatttttttttttaatgggtatgatttatttattttttaagtcatttcaaaagaaaacattaccTGACACTTTATTCAAACAAATGTCTTTCAATTCTTTTAATTATGTCTGACTCACCTTGAAAGTAATGGTTTTATTGTCTATACTTTTAAAGAATGATATTTAAGCTATACACCATATACCCAGATTTGATAATTGATCTCTTATTGATTGCTAAAAGaagtgtgtgtaggtttttaaatgtttttgtcctTTCTTGAACACTGTCACTGAATTATAATGCAGAAGCAGCCCAGGCTTACTGTGCTTCTATTAGAAACCCAATATGCAGTCCACATTTAGACAGCGAAGCCCACAAATTAATATGGAACACACATATCCAGTGTGCCTAAAGCTGGTTTATCTATGAAGTTAAGCTTTTCTTCTTTCGAAGCAGCTGAAAATGGAgtcttttaacatttatatacacatggGCTGAGAGTGCTGCACTTTTCTAGAGAACACAATCAGATCTTTCAGTGTAAACAATGTCTGTGTTCAGAGCGAGAAGAGAAGAGCGAGAAGTCCCATTTCCCCCTGCCCTCTGCAAGTTTCCAGTCTGTGTAGAATTTGGAGAAGAATGTCTCCATGGCTTTCGCTCATTCTTTCAGGCTTAAACCATTTAGAGGATATGTAAACCTGAGAtcccattttcatccttttggAGTAGAGAGTTGGCGCAAACTTAGACCCCAGACTATTTTTGGAAGAATAGTGGCTCctctattcattttttttctctcgtaaATGGTTTTAGATTGTTCATGAAGCAGGATATTTATTTACGAAGGTGCCTAAAGTTCCCCGTATTATTACTGTGCATAGTTAAGTATGTAAAGTATAGTAGGTATGATCTGTTTGGATTTTGGGTGCAATTTCTTGTCATGTCTGTGTCCAATTTTTAGTTTGATCAcacttttccttttaaaaaatacactagTACTCTTGGATACACCGTTATGTGGCTGTATTAGGAAATAAGCCAGTAAGTTATTTCAGgaatgaattttttttgcatgtaataTCACGTTTGTAGATGGTTCACTGCTGGATATTCTGCTGCCTTGCTTTAATAGTTCTCTGTAATATTTTTCATGGAAATAAAAGTTCCTTCTTTAGCAAAGTGCTATGTAGGTCTGTTTAGATATTCAGCATTTCTCAGTAAGCAGCCAAACCCAGAACAGAGAGCAATAAACGTCAATAAAAACGAACAAACTCCTATTTTGGTGGTGATTTGTCTTCATGAGCTGTAACAATGAGTCAGACACTTGCTAGCTTTTTCTGTAGGTGTGACACATGATCTTAAGCTCTTCAGTGTGTCTCCTTTTATTGAGAACAATTttgtactttgttttttttttactggttttGGACAGAGGAATTTACAGGCAATTTCAATAAAACATGACCTGTTTCATTGTTTTGGAGATATAAATGGATATTTCACAATCACGGTACAGACTTCAGGAAAGAAGAAGTGTTGTGTTACTCGAATAGGACACAGATTGCAATGAGAGTAACAGGTGAAAGACCTTTGGGTGGATTGTGTGAGGCCTTGGGTTTCTTCCATAAGGGAAGTGTTTTCCCTGTTGTACATTTCTTATACAGGCAGTTAAGTCTATTTATTGACTTCCTTATCTGGACTAAGCGATTTTGAGAGGGAGGAAAACGTGGGTGTTTTCTGGTTGGCCAGAACTTCAAACTAGAATGTTTATCACTGAGTCCAGGCCTGGATGTTAACACTGACATTCTATCTGCCTGCTCCTGCTTCCTCTCTCTGGACATAtcaattacatatttttttgttatgtaagCTAAAAAAAGATCCACAATTTCACAATGTTTGTCTATTCATACTCATAATTCTattgatgtgtgtttatttggaaatcctaatacaattaataatttgtacataatttaattatttttaaatattttataaacagcCCAAATAGCTGAATTTAAGTGTATGTTGGTGGTTTCCTAGTATAACAAGAaaagttttaaatgttaaaaaaagataaactaaTGAACAATATAGGTGCCAAAATACATTGAAAATTAGTCATCCTATGATCATTACTGAGAGAAATTTATATGCATGGAGATATACAGCCATCGTTTATTTAGATGAATGCTGTCTGGAGTTTAACCACAGTGAGTGCTTCAAGCTGAAAGCTTTGTTCAGTAAAAACCTATTTGCAGCGATGCATTTTGCTGTCAGTGTGTTAATATGGAGCCATGTGTCATGGGGAGGCAGTGGATTTTTAGGAGGAAACGGCTGCTTTGTTCCTGACCACTCAACAGCTCCCCTGACTGTTATgtaatgcgcacacacacacctcctcttcCCTTCCGCCATGTGGTGTTCTAGAAGCCTTGCAGTATCTTTGTCGTGCACATCTCTGTCTTTATGCATACatacgcgcgcacacacacacacacacacacacacacacacacacacacacccctaaggCTAAGGTCAGGAATTCCAAAGTGTGATTTTATCTAAATTAATAACGGTTATTCAATCAACATTAAAGTTGATGATGAGATTATGTGTGACGTGTTTTAATTGTGCAACTgaacacccttttttttttttttttttccttctttgcaGGGGTGACGTGGGGTAAGGTGGTCTCTTTGTATGCAGTAGCTGGCGCATTGGCAGTGGACTGTGTTCGGCATGGCTACCCAGCCATGGTACACACTATTGTAGACTGCATGGGCGAGTTTGTTCGCAAAAGCCTGGTGCCCTGGTTAAAGAGGAGAGGCGGTTGGGTAAGGAATCACACTCGCACTTGCTCGAGCAACATGgccaaagaaaaacagaatatatttgttttgggCATCAATGTTGATGTGTTCGAAGCAGGAGAAATGTGTAAGGGTAAGGATtagagtgagtttgacaaggccAAATTGTAATGGGTCTACAAGGGTAATAATGCACGtagggagcaaaggctggctcttgtggtctgatccaacagacaagctactgtagctcaaattgcaaAAGTTAATGCTTATAActattttggcagcaaaagggggaccaacacaatattaggcggTTGtgcagtcataatgttatgcctgattgctGTATCTCATGGGTTTAAATTAATGCATTCATTCAAAAATATTATCAGTCTATAGTaacaatataatgtttattttttacacctaAATGCAATTATCTTTACTAGCTTGCaccaacttttattttcttttgtcatgAGTAGATTTGGAAAGAAAGGAGGTACTTAAGTACCTGTAGCTATGCTGATTGCTGGAAGACCTGCATTTTCAGCGTTGTCAGAAAACACACTGTGAGAGGTGCAGTAGGTGGCGTGAGGCTGTGAAGGCAAACAATTAGCACAATTTTATCATCATAAATTGCACAAAATTTGATCCCCTGTTTACTATATAGTTCTGCACCCGATACTTGTATCTTCTACATCTCTGTGGTCAGTggggatggaaggaatgaaaagGATGTAGGGAACAAAGGACATAAAGTGCTGGATATTTTGTGAGTCTTTACCATGGTGGTCTCtttgtagagagagagagaggctgtaAAATGTAAGCGAAACAACTGAAATTAAACAATGACTGTATGCCAGTGTTGCAAGAGGCAAATAATAGAAAAgtgctgcatgttttttttatttttaagattgaTCTTACTGCAACGAAGCTTTTTCTTTAGAGGCTGATAGTATTACACATGACATGAATTATTtgcagtgtttattgtgactggATATTTAATTTGTGTCCTGACCTGTGGggacaaaaatctaattttttattattattttttttttcccccatatttatttttcatttgttaaatgttttcagttttttgGGTTAAATTATACAACAGGCTTGTGTAGGTCAGGTCTACATCAGTATATGGAAATATGAAGCTACTCTTTTGCTTGCTTGCGCAAAAAATCAAACTATTATGTTACTGATAAATTATACAAGATTTTTACTGAAATCCAAACCTAACAAAGCTAAGtttattctaaaaaataaattgtgtttacaCAGAACTCAAATAGCTATTAATTAGCCTGCAGTTAGCCTGCAGTAAATTGCTGTTAAATTTCAGTGTCTTTCAAGAAGTCATATTATAGTACAcaacacagaaataaataagtTAATCTAATATACTCTGCTGCTAACTGACCTGTAGTTCTGTGCAGACATTCAGTCACCATCATGATAAGGTGtactttttaacaatgaaaacatTCACAGCAAATTGCCATATCACAAGGCTACATTTTGACTCAAGCTCAGTGATCTAAAACATGCAGTGATGTAAAACACGATCTCTCTTTCAGTTCAGGTATAACTAGatgacactttttattattcttactCATTTACATGCccataaaagggaaaaaaacccaatatttttatttatgcaattcagtttattatttttatttaatcattattattataatttttttattatttatttattttttttacagattttaaagacTGTAGCTAATTTTGTCCTTTGCCTTGTAGTAATTCCGTCAGTTGCAATTCCATGATTgggaacatttattttaaatccacCATTccaatttgcatttattttttcccccaatgaaGGATTCTGTGTTAAAGTTCTAGTtggagtgaagagaaaatgtaatgctactgcattcaaagacgcacgtgtgcctccaacattgtggtaacaatttgaaGCTTGTTCACACATGCCTAGAAAAATAAGTtattgtcccaatacttttgtcaatagaGTATATGGCAACCTCgttcatgtaaatatttacacaatcatttatttttagcaaagccaTTTTAGCTTTTAGCCTGTTTTTGGAAAATGGGAGAAAACTGGCACAGAACCCACACAGACATGGGGAGAACAAAATACCTCATGGGATTGAGgcttttatccaaagtgacctATAATTGAGACATACAACTGTCTGTCCTTCAAGCATTTGAAGGGTACAGGTTTTGCTTAACAACCCAACTAGGGCAGTGTGGTattctgggatttgaaattgTAACCTTCATAGGACAATAGgacaacaccttaaccactaatcGGTACAGACACCCGAGATTAGGATCGAATCAGCAGTACAGTACCACTCTGTGGCACTGTTCAAATATTGacaattacaaacaaacaagggTGTTGTGTTCGGATTTTGTTGAATTTTAGCAGATTTGAACAGTGCTTCTCCGCCAAACAGGTTTAATGTGACtttaagagaaagagaaagaccgAAAAGTCTATAACTATTTTTATGAACTGAGTAGTATATGAATTGAAAAGGATTTGTGAACTTTTGATTTCAGTCCAATCAATTTACAGTTCATTTTTAAAttgctgcttttgtttttcgtttttttttaaattatttttctatttcataGCTCAGATTATTATAAGATTGcattgaacattttttattgctgttgtAGAACCAAAACTTGTTACATCGTGTCAGCCAAACTTTTCTGACTGCACTTTCACTGCTGCATGTAGAAATGCAGCATTCAATACAGCACTGAGCCTCAAGTTCTACTACTAAATGGTATGTACTGCATGTTGCTATAAAGTGGTGATAATATATTATAAGACAAGAACACAGTGTTTTGCCATGTCTCAGCAAACCGGTCTGAAAAATATAGATCTGCCGTTGATGTCCGTGTCCAAAAGAACAAACTGCTCTCACTTACTTTTTAGTTAGAAATGCTGTGTTGAGTGTTGTTATGATTAAGACGACACACCCAGAGAAGTGCATCTGCGAACAGTGGGCTGTGTCTCCACACGTTGATGTTTATGAATGtgattcttctctttttttttatttagactgTGCATGCCCCTGAGGCTTTTACTCCGTTTCTCTTCATGCCTTTGCCTCAAAGCTCTTCCAGTCTGGCCAGTTTTCTATTTTACTAATTTTCAGATACTTTATGTGACTGAATGCTATGGGAGCTTTTTTGGTTGTTCTTATAATGATTAATGAAGCATTGAGCATGAAGCGAAATCAAAATCCAGATCAGTCAAAAGGTGAATCTAAACCGCAAAGGCAAAGTcgttagctgttttttttttttaaggtgtcCTGCTGAGGAGTGTCAGGACATAGCTCagtctcaggtgtgtgttctaACTATTTCTGAACCAGCCTGAAACAAGAATACACTTGACATTAACGGAATGAAAACATACTGGATGTctaactaaaaaatatatattacagaaAGCATTTATCTGTGAAATGTGAATATGCTGTGCCTTCACATGCTTTACTTGTCAGGATTTGGTTTTAATGTCATGATAAAGGATTCCTTATTTAATGATGTGGTTCCCCCATTATGATCATTATAGATCTTAAGggatttcttattttattcattatagaTCTTAAGTCATTTTCACAGTTGGATTATCAGGCCATGAAATGCTGGCACACTTTTCCGTTGTGTGCACAGCCAATGTTCGGCAACTTCAAAGCAACAAATTTTCACCTCATGCTAGCTTCCTGGCACAGACAACCATCGAGTCATTCCCATTTCATGCGTCTCGTTGCACATGTAGTTCTCCCTGGCTTTGAAGGTCATGCTGTTTTGAAATACTAGAGTGAAATGTGCCTCAGATAAAGATGTGTGCTCCTTTCCCTATCGGCTGCGTAATATGTTCGAATGCTCCAAATCCATGTGAAGGGGACTTTGAAGTGGCTGGCTAGGCCACTTTCTAGCCACTCACAACTGGACCCTCCATGACTTTGTGTGTTGAAAAGTGGCCGTGTGTTGGCTTTGGCTGGGAAAGTACATAGCTGTGTACTCTTCTTGTTTGCTAGGGAACTTATGTATGTTCTCATAATGaagctttgttcattttgacaaAGCTCAGTAACTCTATAAATCGAGTATCTGAATTCATTCGTTTAATGAAACAAGAAAATGACATTGAATAATGttagttaagtaaaaaataaatatatttattggaaaataaaaaatgatgataTGGTGTGCTGTGGCCAGTGGTTGATTTTTCAAAATGAGCATGTGCCGAGTGTTTTATTCATCTACAGCAATTTTTCAACATATTCTTTTTAGGTTTTAATAAACAGCACGTTATACTTTTTACCATTAGATAGTAACTCCGTGTTACCACTTGCATTCCAGCAGCTACAAACAGTTCTCTCACCAGCCTCTTAGTTTTCAAACaaaacttggaaaaaaaaaattaagcttgcataataataataataatagtaataataatattgtataacAGTAGGATACTCTTGTATTGCAGAAAATGTACTGGCTATTACAAAGCACTCATTAGAGACTTTATACATTTCAATGAAATTTagacaatgttttttattaaagaatataGTGGATCTAATGAAGTGAAACTTTAAAGCAACAGCATACAACGAGATTTTAGACAGTTCTGTGCTTCCTACATTGTGgcagcagtttggggaagagccacatatgggTGTAATAATCAGGGGTTTTAAAACGTTTGACCTAATAGTGTGGCTGACTTATAACATACCGTTATTGCTGTCTATATGGCATGAGTAACCCTTCACACACTGGTCTCAAAAAGTGTTGAGTTTTGCATCTCAGATAGACTTGACTTTCTGGTTTCCTTCACTGTTATGTATAGCAGAGTTTGGTGTAAGCCCACACAAATATCAGACTTGGAATGGAGGTGTGGCTCAAAGGTGAGGTTCTGAAAaacaattgctttttttttttacatgacgAATGCATAATgtatgtaaacataaaaaattacaagACTGCACAGGTTATAATAGCACTCTGCGCTGCTGTCCACATTATTTCCAGAAGCTGAATGAAATTTCACAAAGTGATTCACACAAAGTATAATTAAGATTTTGTGATAAGATAAATCACATGATTGGGCTGGCCATTTTATAGCCACAACTTCCTCAAATCACTCCTAACCCTTATATGCAGGATGGCACCATGCATGATCTTTAAATGAATCAGCCAAACCATTAACATTCAGCTTTTGTTAAGAACCCAAGACTTTTGAATAGGATCTTTCCCCAGACCACAATCCCACCTCCTTAAACTCTTCTCACATAGACTTGCCTTTATCATTTTATAGTTATTGTGCACAGACCTTTCCTCTGCAATTTATACAAAGACCCTGGAACCCACACCTGAAATCTGatacagaactgaactgaaacttacacacacacacaaaactgtgtgactgatctgtacaacccagaCTCAAGACACACTCGTACTTACtgtacacatccatgtcttcagtaccactcacattacatcacttcattacatcacttcattactacaaactgtttacatgctgtttttgcacatctttttttttactggcggcgctattttgtgttctgtgtatttgccttacactgtcttgtgctgtcttacactgtcttgtgttgtcttacactgtcttgtgttgtctttgcactgttcgcaccaggttgcacacgatgcactttatgtagcgaGGACACTGacagtccttagccctgtgttttctgtgattgttgttgtatgtcgcaccagggttcaggagaaacgttgtttcatttcactgtgtactgcgtcagctatatatggttgaaatgacaataaaagcttcttgactcgaCTTGACTTGATTGACAGCAAGAATTTAATTTGCTttgcataattatttttatccccttttttttttcagcttttaaaGGTTTATTTGAATGGCGTTACACCAAAGCAGTGTCTACTTAATGTATCACATGATTATTTGATGCTCAACTGGAGTCTTATTTCACTTTGTAGTTAGATTTAGAGCATTCATTATGGGAGCAGAcagcaaatatttgtaaatgtgtccATTTCATGCTTGACGAAGCATTACCTTTAGCGGTGAAACAGTATCCTGTTGTAACAGCTGAATGCAGGTGTAAGTCTGTGTGTCAAGACGATGCTAAACTTAAGGATCTTTAGTTGAGAGCACACTCAAAGCTTAGATTGTGGTGTACAACACATAAAAGTAGGTTACAGCTAGTCTTGTGAAATGTGTGTTGTTCAAACCTTTAACATGGAATGAGGTGTTTTACAATCCAAACAGGCACATGTCCGGTGGTCAAAGACAACATACATATCACAAAAGGAAATtggtctgttaaaaaaaaaaatatttatatgctTGTAATTATGCACTGATGTGTTATGaccttttgtgtgttttccGCAGACTGACATTACAAAGTGCGTAGTGAACACAGATCCCAGCTTCCATACTCACTGGCTGGTGGCGGCAGCCTGTACGTGTGCACACTACCTAAAGGCCATTGTCTTCTACCTCCTGAGGGAGAAGTAACTGCCTGACAGAGGGATGATGAACATGGAGCctccctttttgttttttttttgtttttttgtggagaGCACTGCCATTTCACCGCTTATGACCTGTTACTGCTCTTGGTGTGTTTACACATGCAGTATAGTTGCACTGTGCCTTGCACTGTGCCTTCAATGGACATTTGTGTCTGCTGAGCTGCTCTTGGATGTCTTCGTGGATTGTCTTCAAGGTGCTGTAAGGATTTCCAATGGATTGATCTATATTAGTGACGATACCTAGAGGGCGCTTATGTCCCGGGGCAACTATAGTTAGAACACAAACTGTAGATTATTTCCCCAGAAACAGGAAGAGTGTGAGTCAGCAGTGTGTTTCATTAAAGCCATACTGTCTAACCCTCATCTGCACTATCACATAGTGTCTCTTATTAGTTTATCCATGTTCTTAGTGGACTGcactgttttatttgtaatacacTCATTTTGATAGCGACACCTTGAAATACATCTAGTGTTATTAATTGTCTTGGTCAAGATAGAAAACCTGGTGTGTTTATTTCACTCAGCTGAACAGAATTGTTGAGTTATGCTGACCAGAGCAACTTTTTATGagaaatgtttgtatgtgtgtgtgaaagagagagcgaaTGAGAGAAAAGTAAGAGAGATTAAAAAGCATGAAAGAAGTAAACAGATCTGGCTTGTTATTTCTTGTCTACTCTAAACATAACAAAACAGAATATATCAGAATCCTTAAGTtgacgataaaaaaaaaaaatctgaaagcaCTTTGTCCAAGGTGCTTCCAACAGGGCCTAGGTGTATCCAGTGTGTCGTTATAGCTCTGTGCTGCATTATAAATGTTGCTCTATGACCTTTACTGCATTATGCAATCGCAACAAAcaactttttttctgtttcatacATAAAAATTTCGTTTTTTAGGAATAACGATTTACTATTGTGTGTAGATTGCCTTTCCACATCGAATGTCTGCAGAATAAATGCGAGTAAATTAAGAAATGGTTTAAGTTTTCCTGTTATTGGAATTGCGTAggattatttttacattaaaataattagtaTAACTGAACTTTGTCTAATTACTGGATTATAGGGAATCTTTTGTCCAAAATCTGTGCAATAATGAGTGAGACAGTTTTCCTTTAAACCAGAAAAATTCAGGGTATTAGAAATGGCAATGGTAATTTTCTTTGCTGGGAGTGGCAAAATACAGCATGCTGGTTGCACAGACTCACAAAGATTACACGTTTCAGCATTCGGACTGTTGTGGCCTGTATAGAGACTTAAATGAAATCACAAGAAACTTAAAATACATAttagatatacatatatagatatTAAAACAAGGTCAGTGTAAAATGCCTACCCCTGAAATAAACATCTAAAGGGGTTATAGTTGTATCATTGTTGTATGAATATTCCTAATCATCACAATCactattaatttgatttaattgggCAATTTGACAAATGAATTCCATGCAAATTCAACCTATCCAATAATTTTTCATAATTCCTTTTCATGTGCGAAGCTTAGGCTGTACCTACTGTTAAAGGTTTTAACAATTGACTAGTCAAATAGCATTGTTTACTGCTGTCGACTCCAGTAACAGCCTCATGCTCAGATTGAGTTCATTTGAATCTCGTGTTGGAGAAAGAATGGgcaaacaaattatttatatatcaaaACTATACATTACTTTAGTTACAGCGCACAATAAATAATTTGACATGCAATGTATTTAGTGatctaacccagccattagggaggcacaagccagtgcactcttagtgccggtcccaagcccggataaatagggagggttgctttaggaagagcatccagaaTAAAACATGGGCCAAATCATATTTGCGGAatacgaatcagaatttcataccggatcggtcgaggcccaggttaccaacaaggttagccaacagggtaccggtggaaattgagCTACTGTTGGTCgaaggagaagaaagagaggagaaagacgtctacagagacagcaggaaaaggagaagtgtaggcgAGTGGAGGTTAAAgtgggtactttaaatgttggtactatgcctgttaaagggagagagggagctgatgtgatggagaggagaaagaggagacaTGTTGTGTgctcaggagaccaagtggaaagggagtaaggccaggaacattggaggtgggttaaATTGGAGGTGTGGTTGGAAAGagatggtgtaggggtgattctgaaggaagagtacagtaagagtgtagtggaggtgaa
It encodes:
- the boka gene encoding bcl-2-related ovarian killer protein homolog A isoform X1, encoding MKVIWFSSPHPQRRKRAPTHGRLMKSMEMLRRSSFFAAEVMDVFDRSPTDKELVSQAKMLCRDYIHSRLNRAGLGFNKPDLGSTGGTLAEVSSVLQWLGDELEYLRPNVYRNVAKQLNITVGSEGIVSDAFLAVAAEIFSTGVTWGKVVSLYAVAGALAVDCVRHGYPAMVHTIVDCMGEFVRKSLVPWLKRRGGWTDITKCVVNTDPSFHTHWLVAAACTCAHYLKAIVFYLLREK
- the boka gene encoding bcl-2-related ovarian killer protein homolog A isoform X2, with the translated sequence MKSMEMLRRSSFFAAEVMDVFDRSPTDKELVSQAKMLCRDYIHSRLNRAGLGFNKPDLGSTGGTLAEVSSVLQWLGDELEYLRPNVYRNVAKQLNITVGSEGIVSDAFLAVAAEIFSTGVTWGKVVSLYAVAGALAVDCVRHGYPAMVHTIVDCMGEFVRKSLVPWLKRRGGWTDITKCVVNTDPSFHTHWLVAAACTCAHYLKAIVFYLLREK